One window of Mauremys reevesii isolate NIE-2019 linkage group 4, ASM1616193v1, whole genome shotgun sequence genomic DNA carries:
- the RAB3IL1 gene encoding guanine nucleotide exchange factor for Rab-3A isoform X5, with the protein MWSGQAPFKEGSQQLQKQPAVGQWKPLASSSGGKELPQLDPRCREAGGGDDDQSTAQRNVSRLRSSSVEIREKGSEFLKEELHRAQKELKLKDEECERLSKVREQLEQELEELTASLFEEAHKMVRDANTKQAASEKQLREARGKIDMLQAEVTALKTLVITSTPSSPNRELHPQLQSPSKAVFRKGHGRNKSASSAVVTATSQSLPLEPVSNECKEFGVPTLLSLLLCIVPGKAIHITYEPGWQALVADPSSSSSLRQVDSILFAEFQAWKESPTLEKSCSFLERIYREDVGPCLDFTKQELSELVQEAVEQNTLTIEPVATQALPVVKVSAMECGGPNGFRSQIVTKCALSGLSRACKHRIKLGDSGNYYYISPSCRARITAVCNFFTYIRYIQQGLVRQDVELMYWEIMRLRREMSMAKLGFYPSAM; encoded by the exons ATGTGGAGCGG ccaggccccgtTCAAGGaaggcagccagcagctccagaagCAGCCGGCGGTGGGACAATGGAAGCCGCTGGCATCATCCAGCGGCGGGAAGGAGCTGCCGCAGCTGGATCCTCgctgcagggaggcaggtgggggagaCGACGACCAATCCACAGCGCAGCGCAATGTCTCCCGCCTGCGCAGCTCCTCGGTGGAGATCCGTGAGAAGGGATCGGAGTTCCTGAaggaggagctccacagagcaCAGAAG GAGCTGAAGCTGAAGGATGAGGAGTGTGAGAGGCTGTCAAAggtcagagagcagctggagcaggagctggaggagctGACAGCCAGTCTGTTCGAG GAAGCGCACAAGATGGTAAGAGATGCGAACACTAAGCAGGCGGCGTCAGAGAAGCAGCTGAGGGAGGCGCGAGGAAAG ATCGACATGCTGCAAGCAGAGGTGACTGCTTTGAAGACTCTGGTGATCACTTCCACACCTTCCTCTCCAAACCGAGAgctgcacccccagctccaaaGCCCCTCCAAAGCTGTCTTCAGGAAAGGGCACGGGCGGAACAAGAGCGCCAGCAGCGCAGTAGTCACAGccaccagccagagcctgccCTTGGAGCCGGTCAGCAACGAGTGCAAAGAG TTTGGCGTGCCCactctcctctctctgctcctctgtATTGTCCCGGGGAAGGCCATCCACATCACCTACGAGCCAGGCTGGCAGGCCCTGGTGGCAGATCCTTCCTCGTCGTCCTCCTTGCGGCAG GTCGACTCCATCCTGTTCGCTGAGTTCCAGGCCTGGAAGGAATCCCCAACTTTGGAAAAATCCTGCTCCTTCCTGGAGAGGATTTACCGGGAAGATGTGGGGCCCTGCCTGGACTTCACCAAACAGGAG CTATCAGAGCTGGTGCAGGAGGCTGTGGAGCAGAACACGCTCACCATAGAGCCCGTGGCTACCCAGGCACTGCCCGTGGTGAAGGTGTCGGCGATGGAATGTGGTGGACCAAA CGGGTTCCGGTCACAAATTGTAAC GAAGTGCGCTCTGAGTGGCCTGTCCCGAGCCTGCAAACACCGCATCAAACTGGGGGATTCTGGGAACTATTATTACATCTCACCATCCTGCAGGGCCAGG ATCACAGCCGTATGCAACTTCTTCACCTACATTCGCTACATCCAGCAGGGCTTGGTGAGACAGGATG TGGAGCTGATGTACTGGGAAATCATGCGGCTCAGGAGGGAAATGTCCATGGCCAAGCTGGGCTTCTACCCCAGCGCGATGTAG
- the RAB3IL1 gene encoding guanine nucleotide exchange factor for Rab-3A isoform X4, whose protein sequence is MEDPTASWSQAPFKEGSQQLQKQPAVGQWKPLASSSGGKELPQLDPRCREAGGGDDDQSTAQRNVSRLRSSSVEIREKGSEFLKEELHRAQKELKLKDEECERLSKVREQLEQELEELTASLFEEAHKMVRDANTKQAASEKQLREARGKIDMLQAEVTALKTLVITSTPSSPNRELHPQLQSPSKAVFRKGHGRNKSASSAVVTATSQSLPLEPVSNECKEFGVPTLLSLLLCIVPGKAIHITYEPGWQALVADPSSSSSLRQVDSILFAEFQAWKESPTLEKSCSFLERIYREDVGPCLDFTKQELSELVQEAVEQNTLTIEPVATQALPVVKVSAMECGGPNGFRSQIVTKCALSGLSRACKHRIKLGDSGNYYYISPSCRARITAVCNFFTYIRYIQQGLVRQDVELMYWEIMRLRREMSMAKLGFYPSAM, encoded by the exons ccaggccccgtTCAAGGaaggcagccagcagctccagaagCAGCCGGCGGTGGGACAATGGAAGCCGCTGGCATCATCCAGCGGCGGGAAGGAGCTGCCGCAGCTGGATCCTCgctgcagggaggcaggtgggggagaCGACGACCAATCCACAGCGCAGCGCAATGTCTCCCGCCTGCGCAGCTCCTCGGTGGAGATCCGTGAGAAGGGATCGGAGTTCCTGAaggaggagctccacagagcaCAGAAG GAGCTGAAGCTGAAGGATGAGGAGTGTGAGAGGCTGTCAAAggtcagagagcagctggagcaggagctggaggagctGACAGCCAGTCTGTTCGAG GAAGCGCACAAGATGGTAAGAGATGCGAACACTAAGCAGGCGGCGTCAGAGAAGCAGCTGAGGGAGGCGCGAGGAAAG ATCGACATGCTGCAAGCAGAGGTGACTGCTTTGAAGACTCTGGTGATCACTTCCACACCTTCCTCTCCAAACCGAGAgctgcacccccagctccaaaGCCCCTCCAAAGCTGTCTTCAGGAAAGGGCACGGGCGGAACAAGAGCGCCAGCAGCGCAGTAGTCACAGccaccagccagagcctgccCTTGGAGCCGGTCAGCAACGAGTGCAAAGAG TTTGGCGTGCCCactctcctctctctgctcctctgtATTGTCCCGGGGAAGGCCATCCACATCACCTACGAGCCAGGCTGGCAGGCCCTGGTGGCAGATCCTTCCTCGTCGTCCTCCTTGCGGCAG GTCGACTCCATCCTGTTCGCTGAGTTCCAGGCCTGGAAGGAATCCCCAACTTTGGAAAAATCCTGCTCCTTCCTGGAGAGGATTTACCGGGAAGATGTGGGGCCCTGCCTGGACTTCACCAAACAGGAG CTATCAGAGCTGGTGCAGGAGGCTGTGGAGCAGAACACGCTCACCATAGAGCCCGTGGCTACCCAGGCACTGCCCGTGGTGAAGGTGTCGGCGATGGAATGTGGTGGACCAAA CGGGTTCCGGTCACAAATTGTAAC GAAGTGCGCTCTGAGTGGCCTGTCCCGAGCCTGCAAACACCGCATCAAACTGGGGGATTCTGGGAACTATTATTACATCTCACCATCCTGCAGGGCCAGG ATCACAGCCGTATGCAACTTCTTCACCTACATTCGCTACATCCAGCAGGGCTTGGTGAGACAGGATG TGGAGCTGATGTACTGGGAAATCATGCGGCTCAGGAGGGAAATGTCCATGGCCAAGCTGGGCTTCTACCCCAGCGCGATGTAG